A window of Deinococcus cellulosilyticus NBRC 106333 = KACC 11606 contains these coding sequences:
- the metH gene encoding methionine synthase produces MSKPPIRELLRERILVLDGAMGTMIQQFKLSETDFWNKELIQAGIGCNLKGNSDLLNITRPDVILEIHRRYLEAGADILETNTFTGTRVAQSDYGTENFVYQINYDGARLAKQAADEFTALTPDKPRYVAGAVGPTNKTLSISPKVEDPGFRGYSWDELVRDYIEQVTALLDAEVDLLLVETTFDTLNAKAALYAIEEVFQQRGARVPLMVSGTITDASGRTLSGQTAEAFYVSMGHADLLSIGFNCAMGAEDLRPHMRTLSRLAHEFVSCYPNAGLPNAFGEYDETPEQMAAVLKSFAEEGLLNIVGGCCGSTPEHITAIVNAVAGIKPRVPAQPSNLPNFSGLEALYITKETNFVNVGERTNITGSPKFSKAILAGDYDAGLKIAAQQVRNGAQIIDINMDEGMLDGVAAMERFINLVASEPEIARVPIMIDSSKWEVIEAGLKCFQGKCIVNSISLKEGEEAFKRHARKLRQYGAAVVVMAFDEQGQADSYARRIEICERAYRILVDEVGFRPHDIIFDPNVLTVATGLEEHNSYALDFIEATRWIKQNLPGALVSGGISNVSFSFRGNNHVREAMHSVFLYHAIRAGLDMGIVNAGMLGVYEDIEPELLEKVEDVILNRHPEAGEALLQLAEKYKDTEKTRAVAASWRNQPVYERLKHALIHGLTDHIDQDAEEAYQQLGSPLLVIEGPLMDGMNVVGDLFGAGKMFLPQVVKSARVMKKAVAYLTPYLEAEKKEGSKAGTIVMATVKGDVHDIGKNIVGVVLGCNNFEVIDLGVMVPAEKILQIAKEKNADAIGLSGLITPSLDEMVHVASEMQRQGFKLPLLIGGATTSRAHTAVKIDPQYASPVVHVLDASRAVGVLSSLLSVNKEDFAQQTKTLYRDIREQHAEKNIRMVSIEEARQNRPVLSYEDRPTPNTPGRQVLTYSIQELRDYIDWTPFFIAWELKGIYPKILNDPKVGEQARSLFEDANRLLDQIQGRLEAKAVIGLYEAARVGDDLHLSLDGNPVTVLHTLRQQRQQIGNNFALADFVAEEKDHVGMFAVTIHGAEDIVQEFKADHDDYSAIMVQAIADRLAEAFAEKLHRDVRTTHWGYAADETLGNDDLIRERYRGIRPAPGYPACPDHTEKRTIFSVLGASEIGLELTESCAMWPPSSVSGLYFAHPDSQYFAVGRIGEDQVREYAQRKGMTVEEVERWLQPILAYQRTLVSAEG; encoded by the coding sequence ATGTCCAAACCCCCCATACGTGAATTGCTCAGAGAACGCATCCTTGTGCTTGACGGTGCGATGGGCACCATGATCCAGCAGTTCAAACTCTCCGAGACGGACTTCTGGAACAAAGAGCTCATTCAGGCAGGCATTGGCTGCAACCTGAAGGGCAACAGCGACCTGCTGAACATCACCCGCCCGGATGTGATCCTGGAGATCCACAGGCGTTATCTGGAGGCCGGGGCAGACATTCTGGAGACCAACACCTTTACGGGAACACGGGTGGCCCAGAGCGATTATGGCACTGAAAACTTCGTGTACCAGATCAATTATGATGGTGCCCGTCTGGCAAAACAGGCTGCAGACGAGTTCACTGCCCTGACCCCCGACAAGCCTCGCTATGTGGCCGGGGCCGTCGGACCCACCAACAAGACCCTGAGCATCTCTCCCAAGGTGGAGGACCCGGGATTCCGGGGTTACTCCTGGGATGAACTGGTGCGGGATTACATCGAACAGGTCACGGCCCTGCTGGATGCCGAAGTGGATTTGCTGCTGGTGGAAACCACCTTTGACACCCTGAATGCCAAAGCTGCCCTGTACGCCATTGAAGAGGTCTTCCAGCAAAGAGGTGCCCGTGTTCCCCTGATGGTCTCTGGAACCATCACGGATGCTTCGGGTCGCACCCTGAGTGGTCAGACCGCAGAGGCCTTCTATGTTTCCATGGGCCATGCAGACCTGCTTTCCATTGGCTTCAACTGCGCCATGGGGGCGGAGGACCTGCGTCCACACATGAGGACCCTCTCCCGACTGGCCCATGAGTTTGTCAGCTGTTACCCCAATGCAGGTCTGCCCAATGCCTTCGGTGAGTACGATGAAACCCCGGAGCAGATGGCCGCTGTGCTGAAAAGCTTTGCCGAAGAGGGCCTCCTGAACATCGTGGGTGGATGTTGCGGAAGCACCCCCGAGCACATCACCGCCATTGTGAATGCTGTGGCTGGCATCAAACCCAGGGTGCCTGCCCAGCCTTCCAACCTGCCCAACTTCAGCGGTCTGGAAGCCCTGTACATCACAAAAGAAACCAACTTTGTGAACGTCGGGGAGCGCACCAACATCACCGGAAGCCCCAAATTCTCCAAAGCCATTCTGGCCGGAGATTACGATGCAGGTCTGAAAATTGCTGCCCAGCAGGTCAGAAACGGTGCCCAGATCATCGACATCAACATGGATGAAGGGATGCTTGATGGGGTGGCGGCCATGGAGCGCTTCATCAACCTGGTGGCCAGCGAACCTGAAATTGCCCGCGTGCCCATCATGATCGATTCTTCCAAGTGGGAGGTCATCGAGGCAGGCCTCAAGTGCTTCCAGGGCAAGTGCATCGTGAACTCCATCTCCCTGAAAGAAGGCGAGGAAGCATTCAAGAGACATGCCCGCAAATTGCGCCAGTACGGGGCTGCGGTGGTGGTGATGGCTTTCGATGAACAGGGGCAGGCAGACAGTTATGCCAGACGCATCGAGATCTGCGAACGGGCCTACCGCATCCTGGTGGATGAAGTTGGATTCAGGCCCCATGACATCATTTTTGATCCCAACGTGCTGACGGTGGCCACAGGCCTCGAAGAGCACAACAGTTACGCCCTGGATTTCATTGAGGCCACCCGCTGGATCAAGCAGAACCTGCCCGGAGCCCTGGTGTCGGGAGGCATCTCCAACGTGTCTTTCAGCTTCCGGGGGAACAACCACGTGCGGGAAGCCATGCACAGCGTGTTCCTGTACCACGCCATCCGTGCAGGTCTCGACATGGGCATCGTGAATGCCGGGATGCTTGGTGTGTATGAGGACATTGAGCCTGAGCTGCTCGAAAAAGTCGAAGATGTGATCCTCAACCGCCACCCGGAGGCCGGTGAAGCCCTGCTGCAACTCGCAGAAAAATACAAGGACACTGAGAAAACCAGAGCTGTGGCTGCCTCCTGGCGCAACCAACCTGTGTATGAACGCCTGAAACACGCGCTGATCCACGGCCTCACCGATCACATTGATCAGGATGCAGAGGAAGCGTACCAGCAACTTGGAAGCCCTTTGCTGGTGATCGAAGGCCCCCTGATGGACGGCATGAACGTGGTGGGGGACCTGTTCGGGGCCGGGAAAATGTTCCTGCCTCAGGTGGTGAAAAGTGCCCGCGTGATGAAAAAAGCCGTGGCTTACCTCACCCCCTATCTGGAAGCCGAGAAGAAAGAGGGCTCCAAAGCAGGCACCATCGTGATGGCCACCGTCAAGGGAGACGTGCACGACATCGGCAAGAACATCGTGGGGGTGGTGCTGGGCTGCAACAACTTCGAGGTGATCGACCTCGGGGTGATGGTTCCCGCAGAGAAAATCCTGCAGATCGCAAAAGAAAAAAACGCAGATGCCATCGGTCTGTCCGGTCTGATCACCCCTTCTCTGGATGAAATGGTGCATGTGGCCAGTGAAATGCAGCGCCAGGGCTTCAAGTTGCCCCTCCTCATCGGCGGAGCCACCACCTCGCGGGCCCACACTGCAGTGAAAATTGACCCCCAGTACGCCAGTCCGGTGGTGCATGTGCTGGATGCGAGCCGTGCAGTCGGGGTGTTGAGCAGCCTGCTTTCCGTGAACAAAGAGGATTTCGCCCAGCAGACCAAAACCCTCTACAGGGACATCCGGGAGCAGCACGCCGAGAAGAACATCCGCATGGTGTCCATCGAAGAGGCCAGGCAGAACCGTCCTGTGCTCTCATACGAGGACCGCCCGACCCCCAATACCCCGGGCCGTCAGGTGCTGACCTACAGCATCCAGGAACTCAGGGATTACATTGACTGGACTCCGTTTTTCATTGCCTGGGAACTCAAGGGCATCTACCCCAAGATCCTCAATGATCCCAAGGTGGGAGAGCAGGCCAGAAGCCTCTTTGAGGACGCCAACCGCCTGCTGGACCAGATTCAAGGTCGCCTGGAAGCAAAAGCAGTCATCGGATTGTATGAGGCCGCTCGGGTAGGAGATGACCTGCACCTGAGTCTGGATGGAAATCCTGTGACTGTGCTTCACACCCTCAGGCAGCAAAGGCAGCAGATCGGCAACAATTTTGCCCTTGCAGACTTTGTGGCCGAAGAAAAAGACCATGTGGGCATGTTTGCGGTCACCATCCATGGGGCAGAAGACATCGTGCAGGAATTCAAGGCCGATCACGACGATTACTCCGCCATCATGGTGCAGGCCATTGCAGACCGCCTCGCAGAAGCCTTCGCAGAAAAACTGCACAGGGATGTGCGCACCACCCACTGGGGTTACGCCGCAGATGAAACCCTGGGCAACGACGACCTGATCCGTGAACGGTACAGGGGCATCCGGCCTGCTCCAGGTTATCCGGCCTGCCCTGACCACACCGAGAAACGCACCATCTTCAGTGTGCTTGGAGCCAGCGAGATCGGTCTGGAGCTCACCGAATCCTGCGCCATGTGGCCCCCGAGCAGTGTTTCCGGCCTGTACTTCGCTCACCCGGACAGCCAGTATTTTGCTGTGGGACGGATTGGCGAAGACCAGGTGCGCGAGTACGCCCAGCGCAAAGGCATGACGGTGGAAGAGGTGGAACGCTGGCTGCAACCCATCCTGGCCTACCAGAGAACCCTGGTGTCCGCAGAAGGCTGA
- a CDS encoding alpha/beta hydrolase: MDQLNVSLPVKAFSSLVPSPRGVFVLHHGYAEHVHRYQHLVDLVNSLGFHAFGFDQRGHGQTTTPPTGLVEDFDRHVQDSLEFRVFLREQYPHLPVVLFGHSMGGLLAVRSAEANPKGIDGVILSSPALLIGTDTPPFMKTLSTVLSQISPGLQVLPLDSKKISRHAHVVTAYDTDPLVYHGKVKARTGAEMLRASANVWYGTAQWQHRTLIFHGTQDGLADIEGSRRFYAEIRSEDKTFREFEGGYHELLNDQVAEEAFGLIRDWLSARF; the protein is encoded by the coding sequence ATGGATCAACTGAATGTTTCGCTTCCCGTGAAAGCTTTTTCATCTCTGGTGCCCAGCCCCAGAGGGGTTTTTGTCCTGCACCACGGCTATGCAGAGCATGTGCACCGCTACCAGCATCTGGTGGATCTGGTCAACAGCCTGGGTTTTCATGCCTTCGGGTTTGACCAGAGGGGCCATGGACAGACCACCACGCCACCCACGGGTCTGGTGGAGGACTTTGATCGGCATGTGCAGGACAGCCTGGAATTCCGTGTCTTCTTGAGGGAGCAGTACCCCCATCTTCCTGTGGTGCTCTTTGGGCACAGCATGGGAGGTTTGCTTGCCGTGCGCAGTGCGGAAGCCAACCCCAAGGGCATTGATGGGGTGATCCTCTCCTCCCCTGCCCTGTTGATCGGGACCGACACCCCGCCCTTCATGAAGACCCTGTCAACCGTGCTGAGCCAGATCTCCCCAGGCCTGCAGGTGCTTCCTCTGGACTCGAAAAAGATCTCCCGACATGCCCATGTGGTCACGGCTTACGACACAGATCCTCTGGTGTACCACGGCAAAGTCAAAGCCCGTACAGGGGCAGAAATGCTGCGTGCCAGTGCAAACGTCTGGTACGGGACTGCCCAGTGGCAGCACCGAACATTGATCTTTCATGGGACCCAGGATGGGTTGGCAGACATTGAGGGTTCCAGGCGCTTTTATGCAGAAATTCGCAGTGAGGACAAAACCTTCCGTGAATTTGAAGGCGGATACCACGAATTGCTCAATGATCAGGTTGCCGAAGAAGCATTCGGGTTGATCCGGGACTGGCTCAGTGCGCGATTTTAA
- a CDS encoding response regulator transcription factor — protein sequence MRKWQIFLLEDDPGLRDLLVDHLNASGHQVQSCRTLTEAYSLLEQWTPDLVLLDLNLPDGDGLDLIPTIQSLGNLPVLIITARGSVPDRVQGLNQGADDYLIKPFAMDEFDARIKALLRRVHPQEQVMILAGTTLDINKCTLLTEQGNTLLTDHELRIMEYLMQNASRVVSREVLEQYVYGWYIPASNSIEVRVSVLRKKLRQIGSQLNIRALRKAGYALFVEE from the coding sequence ATGCGCAAATGGCAGATTTTTCTTCTTGAAGATGATCCAGGGTTGCGGGACCTGCTGGTGGATCATCTCAACGCTTCCGGGCACCAGGTGCAGTCCTGCCGAACCCTCACTGAGGCCTACAGCCTGCTGGAACAGTGGACACCGGATCTGGTGCTGCTGGACCTCAATCTGCCTGATGGGGATGGACTGGACCTGATTCCCACCATTCAGAGCCTTGGAAACCTGCCCGTGCTGATCATCACCGCCAGGGGCTCTGTGCCAGACCGCGTGCAGGGCTTGAACCAGGGGGCCGACGACTACCTGATCAAGCCCTTTGCAATGGATGAGTTCGATGCCCGCATCAAGGCCTTGCTTCGCCGGGTGCATCCGCAGGAACAGGTGATGATTCTGGCCGGAACCACCCTGGACATCAACAAATGCACCCTGCTGACCGAGCAAGGGAACACCCTGCTGACCGACCATGAACTGCGGATCATGGAGTACCTGATGCAAAATGCCTCCCGGGTGGTGAGCCGGGAGGTGCTGGAACAGTACGTCTATGGGTGGTACATTCCAGCCTCCAACAGCATTGAGGTGCGGGTGTCGGTGCTGCGCAAGAAGTTGCGCCAGATTGGCAGCCAGCTCAACATCCGGGCCCTCAGGAAAGCCGGTTACGCCCTCTTTGTGGAGGAGTGA
- a CDS encoding sensor histidine kinase has translation MGVPLRTRLALWYALISMLTVLIVGGISSALALQAMENQFETRLQEQADVISEAFNDPSKAFGQPNVHSEAGIQVQDATGKVVSSSGALTLLSSPVQNEHLVLQQKPFRLVKRNWVRFDQVIGSIWVALPEEPLISGRKTVVLTVTVGALISALLTFSVGLFLGRLNLIPLERAARHANSLTPDQQVLIPYQGHKDEVFQLVSAINGLLERTWSQQAFEKQFVGQVAHELGAPLTSLRGYAERLQEQRPSPDLQKIIGVARDLQFTAHDLIQYARGRTEMELVLHFVPARELRVKLERLVEGVHYTGIWNSTYLMADIDRLAQALRNLFTNAKRVVGTTGHIECELVMQGNETVFYTRDNGPGIAPEHLPHLFEPFYSGSGSYGLGLSVARKVAEQHGGQLTVRNRPEGGAEFKLSIPLPEEDTSDLEEELEEETPASGP, from the coding sequence GTGGGCGTTCCGCTGCGAACACGGCTGGCCTTGTGGTACGCCCTGATCTCCATGCTGACGGTGCTCATTGTCGGAGGGATCAGTTCTGCCCTCGCCCTGCAGGCGATGGAAAACCAGTTTGAAACGCGCCTTCAGGAACAGGCCGATGTGATCAGTGAGGCCTTCAATGATCCCTCCAAGGCCTTCGGTCAGCCCAATGTGCACAGTGAAGCCGGGATTCAGGTGCAGGATGCCACAGGCAAGGTGGTCTCCTCTTCAGGGGCACTGACCCTGCTGTCCTCCCCTGTACAGAACGAGCATCTGGTTCTGCAGCAGAAACCCTTCCGTCTGGTCAAACGAAACTGGGTGCGTTTCGACCAGGTGATCGGTTCCATCTGGGTGGCCCTCCCTGAAGAACCCCTGATTTCGGGTCGCAAGACCGTCGTGCTCACCGTGACGGTGGGGGCTTTGATTTCTGCCCTGCTGACCTTTTCGGTGGGTTTGTTCCTGGGAAGGCTCAACCTGATTCCCCTTGAGCGTGCGGCCAGACATGCCAACAGCCTGACCCCCGATCAACAGGTGCTGATTCCCTACCAGGGGCACAAAGATGAGGTGTTTCAACTGGTGAGTGCCATCAATGGCCTGCTGGAGCGCACCTGGTCGCAGCAGGCCTTCGAGAAGCAATTTGTGGGTCAGGTGGCCCACGAACTGGGTGCTCCATTGACCAGCCTGAGGGGCTATGCCGAGCGCCTCCAGGAACAGCGGCCCAGTCCAGATCTGCAGAAGATCATTGGGGTGGCGCGGGATCTGCAATTTACCGCCCATGATCTGATCCAGTATGCCCGTGGGCGCACAGAGATGGAACTGGTTTTGCACTTTGTGCCTGCCCGTGAACTGCGGGTGAAACTTGAGCGTCTGGTGGAGGGTGTCCATTACACCGGGATCTGGAATTCCACTTACCTGATGGCAGACATTGACCGTCTCGCGCAGGCCCTCCGGAACCTCTTCACCAATGCGAAGCGTGTGGTGGGAACCACAGGCCACATTGAATGTGAACTGGTGATGCAGGGAAACGAGACGGTTTTTTACACCCGTGACAACGGGCCTGGAATTGCCCCTGAGCACCTGCCCCACCTCTTTGAACCCTTTTATTCTGGTTCGGGAAGTTATGGTCTGGGCCTCAGCGTGGCCCGTAAGGTGGCTGAGCAACACGGGGGTCAGCTCACCGTGCGCAACCGTCCTGAAGGTGGTGCAGAATTCAAATTGAGCATCCCTCTGCCCGAGGAGGACACCAGCGACCTTGAAGAGGAGCTTGAAGAGGAAACACCTGCCTCTGGGCCCTGA
- a CDS encoding type IV pilus modification PilV family protein — MSTERSSSRTCGLTLMEVLMALSLLGVMFLCLLPVQSSSLRASRQASEVQKAALLLSSHLHSLKGLKFDQVVEACASRPWSSAPLTIRCTSEPCTVQQLHLICPGFPAQALQVRFSAWKNEKHLLDLHTVIAQ, encoded by the coding sequence ATGTCAACTGAACGTTCCTCTTCCAGAACCTGCGGTCTGACCCTGATGGAGGTCCTGATGGCCCTGTCTCTGCTGGGGGTCATGTTTTTGTGCCTCTTGCCTGTGCAGAGCAGCAGTTTGCGCGCTTCCCGGCAAGCCTCGGAGGTTCAGAAGGCAGCTTTGTTGCTGAGCAGCCACCTGCACTCCCTGAAAGGTTTGAAGTTTGATCAGGTGGTTGAGGCCTGTGCTTCAAGACCCTGGAGTTCTGCACCGCTGACCATCAGGTGCACCAGTGAACCCTGCACTGTCCAGCAGCTTCACCTGATCTGCCCTGGATTTCCAGCTCAGGCCTTGCAGGTGCGGTTTTCGGCCTGGAAAAATGAAAAGCATCTTCTGGATCTGCACACGGTGATTGCCCAATGA
- a CDS encoding PilW family protein: MTLLELLITLCITGLILVLTSSVLVSARHSATLQASHDLLQQDLTLSQMLLQEQVSTAGYLGGDPADFQGKDWTREEQSGLLEWLAEHIREFGLKSIALPDGDRIELSRLSRIWKTAQALVYRMEFLQITFGLSRSRNLVWTNRSVLCEVQTTPAKVSCTPEAGTVQPAVEHLEAFEVFFLHGDGQWQANLPSADDMRAIGFYLRFKTPEETGRSCGRFPAGEVRLPAAASVLGIPVHSDPAPCHARRLEGMQVVHLGGQQWY; this comes from the coding sequence GTGACTTTGCTGGAGCTGCTGATCACCCTTTGCATCACAGGGTTGATTCTGGTCCTCACGTCCAGTGTGCTGGTCTCTGCACGGCATTCAGCCACCCTGCAAGCTTCACATGACCTGCTTCAGCAGGACCTGACCCTCTCCCAGATGTTGCTCCAGGAGCAGGTGTCCACTGCTGGGTATCTTGGAGGGGACCCCGCAGACTTTCAGGGCAAAGACTGGACCCGGGAAGAACAGAGCGGGTTGCTGGAGTGGTTGGCTGAGCACATTCGGGAGTTCGGGCTGAAGAGCATTGCCCTTCCAGATGGAGATCGGATAGAACTGTCCCGATTGAGCCGCATCTGGAAAACCGCCCAGGCCCTGGTTTACCGGATGGAATTCCTGCAGATCACTTTTGGGCTTTCCCGGTCCCGAAATCTGGTCTGGACAAACCGGAGTGTGCTCTGTGAGGTGCAAACCACCCCTGCAAAAGTTTCTTGCACCCCGGAAGCAGGAACAGTACAACCCGCAGTGGAGCATCTGGAAGCCTTTGAAGTTTTCTTTCTACACGGGGATGGGCAATGGCAGGCCAACCTGCCTTCTGCAGATGACATGCGTGCAATTGGCTTTTACCTGCGCTTCAAAACCCCTGAGGAAACGGGAAGATCTTGTGGCCGTTTTCCTGCTGGAGAGGTGAGGCTCCCCGCAGCAGCTTCTGTGCTGGGCATTCCTGTTCATTCTGATCCGGCACCGTGCCATGCCCGCAGGCTGGAAGGGATGCAGGTTGTGCATCTGGGAGGTCAACAGTGGTACTGA
- a CDS encoding TetR/AcrR family transcriptional regulator: MRNARENILQTASQLFYQHGIRAVGIDTIIAESGVAKMTLYRHFPSKDDLMVAFLQRTHEIMMNWMQEQEAPFEGRPREKLQAIFEGAQKLTSNVHCLGCAFLNAASEFHEPGHPAHQQAIRHKEILLEHFQQLATEANLQRPEVLAAHLLLLLDGAWAAARMFGPENHAAHVAEAARTLIAAHATSD; encoded by the coding sequence ATGCGAAACGCCCGAGAAAACATCCTACAAACCGCCAGCCAGCTGTTTTACCAGCATGGCATCCGTGCCGTGGGGATAGACACCATCATTGCGGAGTCCGGGGTCGCCAAGATGACCCTGTACCGACACTTCCCCTCCAAGGACGACCTGATGGTGGCCTTCCTGCAACGCACCCACGAAATCATGATGAACTGGATGCAAGAACAGGAGGCCCCTTTTGAGGGCCGTCCCCGTGAAAAACTGCAAGCCATCTTCGAAGGTGCACAGAAACTCACCAGCAATGTGCACTGTCTGGGATGTGCCTTTTTGAATGCAGCATCTGAGTTTCACGAGCCGGGTCACCCGGCCCACCAGCAGGCCATCCGACACAAAGAAATCCTGCTGGAGCACTTTCAGCAACTGGCCACAGAGGCGAACTTGCAAAGACCTGAGGTGCTTGCAGCCCACCTGCTGCTTTTGCTGGATGGTGCATGGGCAGCAGCCCGCATGTTTGGGCCTGAAAACCACGCTGCCCATGTGGCCGAAGCGGCACGCACCCTGATCGCTGCCCACGCTACTTCCGACTGA
- a CDS encoding NADPH-dependent F420 reductase, with protein MNIGILGSGMVGKALATALVNKGHNVVIGTRDPGKLAEWAATQGENLKISSPSEAAQHAEIVLHATSGQAALQALESAGAENLKGKLVIDISNPLDFSKGFPPTLFVKDEDSLAEQIQRAFPEAKVVKTLNTLTADLMLNPGNLNGGDHTIFLSGNDQDAKNEARAFLESFGWQDIIDLGDITTARGTEMFLALWVRIYGSLGKAHFNIKIVQ; from the coding sequence ATGAACATCGGAATTCTGGGATCTGGAATGGTTGGAAAAGCACTGGCAACTGCACTCGTCAACAAGGGCCACAATGTGGTCATCGGCACCCGCGACCCGGGCAAACTGGCAGAATGGGCCGCCACCCAGGGAGAAAACCTCAAAATCTCCAGCCCTTCCGAAGCTGCACAGCATGCAGAAATTGTTTTGCATGCCACCTCTGGACAGGCCGCGCTGCAAGCCCTGGAATCTGCAGGCGCAGAGAACCTGAAAGGCAAGCTGGTCATTGACATCTCCAACCCTCTGGACTTCTCAAAAGGCTTCCCCCCCACCCTTTTCGTCAAAGATGAGGACTCCCTGGCAGAACAGATCCAGCGCGCTTTCCCTGAAGCAAAAGTGGTCAAGACCCTCAACACCCTCACCGCAGACCTGATGCTGAACCCCGGAAACCTCAACGGCGGAGACCACACCATCTTCCTGAGTGGAAACGACCAGGATGCCAAGAATGAGGCCCGTGCCTTTCTGGAAAGTTTCGGCTGGCAGGACATCATTGACCTCGGTGACATCACCACCGCCAGAGGGACCGAGATGTTCCTGGCCCTGTGGGTCCGCATCTATGGCAGCCTTGGCAAAGCACATTTCAACATCAAAATTGTGCAGTGA
- the cysS gene encoding cysteine--tRNA ligase, whose product MPDIYLYNTLTRQKEPFTPTTPGHVGMYVCGPTVYSDAHLGHAKAQVSFDVVRRYLKHAGYRVRFVSNVTDVGHLTDDSDDGDDKILRRAALEKLEPMEIADKYYWSYFEDMTALNVLKPDITPRATGHVPEQIKLTQELIEKGHAYEVDGSVYFSVTSYAPYGKLSGRKVEDLVSGTREDIREEKHDPRDFALWKRAEKGHIMRWDSPWGEGFPGWHIECSAMSLKYLGENFDIHGGGMDLQFPHHEAEIAQAEAAGHPFARYWIHNNMVTVQGGEKMSKSKGNFTTLKDLFEKYDPMVVRFLLVSSHYRSITEFSEEPLRAAQSGYARLRDTMLEVKRRLETAPEGRHATLEGQLKQHVDTFNEAMSDDFNTPEAVAALFNLTRDVNSALTGSVGKETLQAVLDAYLALGGDVLGLFADRSSDTGNPEVIQTLMELVIDARQNYRATREFQKSDALRARLSAIGVVLEDTPQGTRWKIQ is encoded by the coding sequence ATGCCAGACATTTACCTGTACAACACCCTGACGAGACAGAAAGAACCATTCACACCGACCACTCCGGGCCACGTGGGCATGTACGTGTGCGGACCCACCGTGTACAGCGACGCCCACCTCGGGCATGCCAAGGCGCAGGTGTCTTTTGATGTGGTGCGGCGCTACCTCAAACATGCAGGTTACAGGGTGCGTTTTGTTTCCAACGTCACCGATGTGGGTCACCTGACCGACGACAGCGACGATGGGGACGACAAGATCCTGAGGCGGGCTGCGCTCGAAAAGCTGGAGCCCATGGAAATTGCTGACAAATACTACTGGTCGTATTTTGAGGACATGACGGCCCTCAATGTGCTGAAACCAGACATCACCCCCAGGGCCACCGGTCATGTGCCCGAGCAGATCAAACTCACCCAGGAATTGATCGAGAAAGGCCACGCTTATGAGGTGGATGGCAGTGTGTATTTCTCGGTGACCAGCTACGCTCCTTACGGCAAACTTTCGGGTCGCAAAGTGGAGGACCTGGTGTCTGGCACCCGTGAGGACATCCGCGAGGAGAAACATGACCCCAGGGACTTTGCCCTGTGGAAACGGGCAGAGAAGGGTCACATCATGCGCTGGGACTCCCCGTGGGGTGAGGGATTTCCCGGGTGGCACATCGAGTGCTCTGCCATGAGTCTCAAGTACCTGGGCGAGAACTTCGACATTCACGGGGGCGGCATGGACCTCCAGTTCCCGCACCACGAGGCTGAAATTGCCCAGGCCGAGGCTGCGGGTCATCCCTTTGCCCGCTACTGGATTCACAACAACATGGTGACTGTACAGGGCGGTGAGAAGATGAGCAAGAGCAAGGGCAATTTCACCACCCTCAAAGATCTGTTTGAGAAGTACGATCCCATGGTGGTGCGGTTCCTGCTGGTGTCGAGCCACTACCGTTCCATCACCGAGTTCTCGGAGGAGCCTTTGCGTGCTGCCCAGAGTGGTTATGCCCGCCTGAGGGACACCATGCTGGAGGTCAAACGCCGACTGGAGACTGCGCCTGAGGGCCGTCATGCCACCCTGGAAGGTCAATTGAAGCAGCATGTTGACACCTTCAATGAAGCCATGAGTGATGACTTCAACACCCCGGAGGCTGTGGCTGCACTTTTCAACCTGACCCGCGACGTGAACTCTGCCCTGACAGGCTCAGTCGGCAAAGAGACCCTGCAAGCAGTTCTGGACGCCTATCTGGCGCTCGGGGGAGATGTGCTGGGCCTCTTTGCAGACCGCAGCAGTGACACTGGAAATCCCGAGGTGATCCAGACCCTGATGGAGCTGGTGATCGATGCCCGCCAGAACTACCGGGCCACCCGTGAATTCCAGAAGAGCGACGCTCTGCGGGCCAGACTCTCGGCCATTGGTGTGGTGCTTGAGGACACCCCCCAGGGAACCCGCTGGAAAATTCAGTAA